A genome region from Myripristis murdjan chromosome 16, fMyrMur1.1, whole genome shotgun sequence includes the following:
- the cacng8b gene encoding voltage-dependent calcium channel gamma-4 subunit — protein MVCEKGIQILLTTVGAFAAFGLMTVAIGTDYWLYSRALICNSTANVSQDDPHNKDKKDPGALTHSGLWRICCLEGVKRGVCSQINHFPEDADFDHDGAEYVLRVVRASNIFPILSAILLLMGGMCIAASRFYKSKRNIILGAGILFVAAGLSNIIGVIVYISAALGDISPKKDEDKKWQYSYGWSFYFGGLSFIMAEMVGVLAVNIYIEKNKELRCRSRTDIFKSTTHAMLRLPSYRFRRRSRSSSRSTDPSRSRDPSPVGGGGGKNFGLPPSALLSQGPISVSTLPNPHSRSHTALAGGDISLYTLSRDPKLGGLPPMYGTVDRATLYQLHNCFPKDGGGGGGGVMMSGTLPSLKSHNPSNSSNSNAPMPNSVGSGPPPFSSSTVDRERGMGTLDRLKGDRESNSNTLNRKTTPV, from the exons ATGGTGTGTGAGAAGGGGATCCAGATCCTCCTCACCACCGTGGGGGCATTCGCTGCCTTCGGCCTGATGACGGTGGCGATAGGGACGGACTACTGGCTGTACTCCCGTGCCCTCATCTGCAACAGCACAGCCAACGTCTCCCAAGACGACCCCCATAACAAGGACAAGAAGGACCCTGGGGCGCTCACCCACTCTGGCCTCTGGAGGATATGCTGTTTGGAAG GGGTGAAGAGAGGAGTGTGTTCGCAGATCAACCACTTCCCAGAGGATGCAGACTTTGACCATGATGGGGCAGAGTATGTCCTAC gggtagTCAGGGCTTCCAACATCTTCCCTATCCTCAGTGCCATCCTGCTGCTGATGGGAGGAATGTGCATTGCTGCTAGTCGTTTCTATAAGAGCAAGAGGAACATCATCCTGGGGGCAGGAATTCTCTTTGTGGCTGCAG GTCTGAGTAACATCATTGGTGTGATTGTGTACATCTCGGCTGCACTGGGGGACATCTCTCCTAAGAAGGACGAGGATAAGAAGTGGCAGTACTCCTACGGCTGGTCCTTTTACTTTGGAGGCCTGTCCTTCATCATGGCCGAGATGGTGGGGGTTCTGGCTGTCAACATCTACATCGAGAAGAACAAGGAGCTGCGCTGCCGCTCACGCACCGACATTTTCAAGAGCACCACGCACGCCATGCTCCGCCTGCCCAGCTACCGCTTCCGCCGCCGGTCCCGCTCCTCATCCCGCTCCACCGACCCCTCCCGCTCCCGAGACCCCTCGCCTGTAGGGGGTGGTGGGGGCAAGAACTTCGGCCTGCCCCCCTCAGCGCTCCTCTCCCAGGGCCCCATCTCAGTGTCCACGCTGCCTAACCCACACTCTCGCTCCCACACAGCCCTGGCTGGAGGCGACATCTCCCTCTACACTCTGTCCCGCGACCCCAAACTGGGGGGTTTGCCGCCCATGTACGGAACGGTGGACCGGGCCACACTCTACCAACTCCACAACTGCTTCCCCAAAGATGGgggcggagggggagggggagtgaTGATGAGCGGTACACTGCCCTCGCTCAAGTCCCACAACCCTTCAAATTCTTCCAACTCCAACGCGCCGATGCCCAACTCGGTGGGCTCTGGCCCTCcgcccttctcctcctccacagtaGACAGGGAGCGAGGGATGGGGACTCTGGACAGGCTgaagggagatagagagagcaaCTCTAATACCCTCAATAGGAAGACAACGCCTGtgtag
- the cacng6b gene encoding voltage-dependent calcium channel gamma-6 subunit, whose translation MWSNFFVQQDEEGRIGVAGSGPGGGLGGFSGMKGGRGQRRTHKMSDSQEGKIKLAFFVSIVGVTLTVLGVGTEFWVELAQPKNFSSNQTCQTAHYGLWKGCIRTLWVADIDPERTSCGPAELPGESNCTYFKFFTSGENAVIFRKTTNKNLNLAAAILALMSLTMMVMGSICITMSLSKGVPFFLKPASFCFILSGILVLLSILVFHQSVLALLSSDHSIPLHHELSWSVACVGSAGAILIIGGILFLILSLPFSIWQRCLPHRDSAT comes from the exons ATGTGGTCCAACTTCTTTGTACAACAGGATGAGGAAGGTCGCATCGGGGTGGCAGGGTCAGGCCcaggtggggggttgggggggtttTCAGGAATGAAAGGTGGGCGGGGTCAGAGACGGACTCACAAAATGAGCGACAGCCAGGAGGGGAAGATCAAGCTGGCCTTCTTCGTGTCTATCGTTGGTGTGACCCTGACGGTGCTAGGTGTGGGGACAGAGTTTTGGGTGGAGCTGGCCCAACCAAAGAACTTCAGCAGCAACCAGACCTGCCAGACAGCCCATTATGGCCTGTGGAAGGGCTGCATCCGCACCCTGTGGGTAGCTGACATAGACCCAGAGAGAACAAGCTGTGGCCCTGCTGAACTACCTGGAG AATCCAACTGCACTTACTTCAAATTCTTCACCTCTGGGGAGAATGCAGTCATATTCAGGAAGACGACCAATAAGA ATCTGAACCTAGCGGCAGCTATCTTGGCCCTGATGAGTTTGACCATGATGGTGATGGGCTCCATCTGTATTACCATGTCGCTCAGCAAAGGAGTGCCCTTCTTCCTAAAGCCAGCCTCTTTCTGCTTCATCCTGTCAG GTATACTggtcctcctctccatcctggtCTTCCACCAGTCAGTGCTGGCCTTGCTGTCCAGTGACCACTCCATACCTTTACACCATGAGCTGTCTTGGTCTGTGGCCTGTGTGGGCTCAGCGGGAGCCATTCTAATCATTGGAGGTattctcttcctcatcctctcacTTCCATTCAGTATCTGGCAGAGATGCCTGCCACACAGGGATAGCGCCACCTAG
- the u2af2a gene encoding U2 small nuclear RNA auxiliary factor 2a isoform X1, giving the protein MSDFDEFERQLSENKQAERDKENRHHRRSPSRSRSRERKRRSRDRDRRSRDRRGDSKERRQRRSSRSPHREKKKNKVKKYWDVPPPGFEHITPMQYKAMQAAGQIPATALLPTMTPDGLAVTPTPVPVVGSQMTRQARRLYVGNIPFGITEESMMDFFNAQMRLGGLTQAPGNPVLAVQINQDKNFAFLEFRSVDETTQAMAFDGIIFQGQSLKIRRPHDYQPLPGMSENPSVYVPGSVCRPYQDETKLLMSGVVSTVVPDSAHKLFIGGLPNYLNDDQVKELLTSFGPLKAFNLVKDSATGLSKGYAFCEYVDVNLNDQAIAGLNGMQLGDKKLLVQRASVGSKNATLTSINQTPVTLQVPGLMNSSVTQMGGLPTEVLCLMNMVAPEELLDDEEYEEIVEDVRDECSKYGQVKSIEIPRPVDGLEVPGTGKIFVEFMSVFDSQKAMQGLTGRKFANRVVVTKYCDPDAYHRRDFW; this is encoded by the exons ATGTCGGACTTCGACGAATTTGAGAGACAGCTGTCTGAGAACAAACAAG CGGAACGGGACAAGGAGAATCGCCACCACCGACGCTCACCCTCTCGCAGCCgtagcagagagaggaagaggaggagcagagacaggGACAGACGCAGCAGGGACCGCCGTGGGGACAGTAAGGAGCGCAGACAGAGACGCAG CAGCCGTTCCCCTCACcgtgaaaagaaaaagaacaaggtGAAGAAGTACTGGGATGTCCCTCCCCCTGGGTTCGAACACATCACTCCCATGCAGTACAAAGCCATGCAAG CTGCAGGCCAGATCCCAGCCACGGCCCTCCTGCCAACCATGACCCCAGATGGCCTGGCTGTTACCCCCACCCCTGTGCCCGTAGTGGGCAGCCAGATGACCAGGCAGGCCCGCCGACTCTATGTGGGCAACATCCCCTTTGGTATCACAGAG GAATCCATGATGGACTTCTTCAATGCCCAGATGCGTTTGGGTGGTCTTACTCAGGCCCCTGGGAACCCTGTCCTTGCAGTGCAGATCAACCAGGATAAGAACTTTGCCTTCCTTGAG TTCCGCTCAGTGGATGAAACAACCCAGGCCATGGCTTTTGATGGCATCATCTTCCAGGGACAGAGTCTCAAGATCCGACGGCCCCACGACTACCAGCCTCTCCCCGGCATGAGTGAAAATCCCAGTGTATACGTGCCTG GATCTGTTTGTCGACCCTATCAAGATGAAACCAAGCTGTTGATGTCTG GTGTGGTGTCCACAGTGGTGCCTGATTCGGCACACAAGCTCTTCATTGGTGGATTACCCAACTACCTGAACGATGACcag gtgaaggagctgctgacGTCATTTGGCCCTCTGAAAGCCTTTAACCTGGTCAAAGACAGCGCCACAGGACTCTCCAAAGGATATGCTTTCTGTGAATATGTGGATGTTAACCTTAATGaccag GCTATCGCAGGGTTGAACGGCATGCAGCTGGGAGACAAGAAGCTCCTGGTGCAGAGGGCCAGCGTGGGATCCAAGAACGCCACTCTG ACAAGTATAAACCAGACACCTGTGACGCTGCAGGTGCCAGGTCTAATGAACAGCTCAGTTACCCAGATGGGTGGCCTGCCCACTGAGGTGCTGTGTTTGATGAACATGGTGGCccctgaggagctgctggatgATGAAGAATATGAGGAGATTGTGGAGGATGTCAGGGACGAGTGCAGCAAGTATGGCCAGGTCAAGAGTATTGAAATACCTCGACCTGTGGATGGCCTGGAGGTGCCAGGGACTGGCAAG ATCTTTGTGGAGTTCATGTCGGTGTTCGACTCCCAGAAGGCCATGCAGGGGCTGACAGGAAGGAAGTTTGCCAACAGAGTGGTGGTGACCAAATACTGCGATCCAGATGCATATCACCGCCGGGACTTCTGGTAG
- the u2af2a gene encoding U2 small nuclear RNA auxiliary factor 2a isoform X2: MSDFDEFERQLSENKQAERDKENRHHRRSPSRSRSRERKRRSRDRDRRSRDRRGDSKERRQRRSRSPHREKKKNKVKKYWDVPPPGFEHITPMQYKAMQAAGQIPATALLPTMTPDGLAVTPTPVPVVGSQMTRQARRLYVGNIPFGITEESMMDFFNAQMRLGGLTQAPGNPVLAVQINQDKNFAFLEFRSVDETTQAMAFDGIIFQGQSLKIRRPHDYQPLPGMSENPSVYVPGSVCRPYQDETKLLMSGVVSTVVPDSAHKLFIGGLPNYLNDDQVKELLTSFGPLKAFNLVKDSATGLSKGYAFCEYVDVNLNDQAIAGLNGMQLGDKKLLVQRASVGSKNATLTSINQTPVTLQVPGLMNSSVTQMGGLPTEVLCLMNMVAPEELLDDEEYEEIVEDVRDECSKYGQVKSIEIPRPVDGLEVPGTGKIFVEFMSVFDSQKAMQGLTGRKFANRVVVTKYCDPDAYHRRDFW; encoded by the exons ATGTCGGACTTCGACGAATTTGAGAGACAGCTGTCTGAGAACAAACAAG CGGAACGGGACAAGGAGAATCGCCACCACCGACGCTCACCCTCTCGCAGCCgtagcagagagaggaagaggaggagcagagacaggGACAGACGCAGCAGGGACCGCCGTGGGGACAGTAAGGAGCGCAGACAGAGACGCAG CCGTTCCCCTCACcgtgaaaagaaaaagaacaaggtGAAGAAGTACTGGGATGTCCCTCCCCCTGGGTTCGAACACATCACTCCCATGCAGTACAAAGCCATGCAAG CTGCAGGCCAGATCCCAGCCACGGCCCTCCTGCCAACCATGACCCCAGATGGCCTGGCTGTTACCCCCACCCCTGTGCCCGTAGTGGGCAGCCAGATGACCAGGCAGGCCCGCCGACTCTATGTGGGCAACATCCCCTTTGGTATCACAGAG GAATCCATGATGGACTTCTTCAATGCCCAGATGCGTTTGGGTGGTCTTACTCAGGCCCCTGGGAACCCTGTCCTTGCAGTGCAGATCAACCAGGATAAGAACTTTGCCTTCCTTGAG TTCCGCTCAGTGGATGAAACAACCCAGGCCATGGCTTTTGATGGCATCATCTTCCAGGGACAGAGTCTCAAGATCCGACGGCCCCACGACTACCAGCCTCTCCCCGGCATGAGTGAAAATCCCAGTGTATACGTGCCTG GATCTGTTTGTCGACCCTATCAAGATGAAACCAAGCTGTTGATGTCTG GTGTGGTGTCCACAGTGGTGCCTGATTCGGCACACAAGCTCTTCATTGGTGGATTACCCAACTACCTGAACGATGACcag gtgaaggagctgctgacGTCATTTGGCCCTCTGAAAGCCTTTAACCTGGTCAAAGACAGCGCCACAGGACTCTCCAAAGGATATGCTTTCTGTGAATATGTGGATGTTAACCTTAATGaccag GCTATCGCAGGGTTGAACGGCATGCAGCTGGGAGACAAGAAGCTCCTGGTGCAGAGGGCCAGCGTGGGATCCAAGAACGCCACTCTG ACAAGTATAAACCAGACACCTGTGACGCTGCAGGTGCCAGGTCTAATGAACAGCTCAGTTACCCAGATGGGTGGCCTGCCCACTGAGGTGCTGTGTTTGATGAACATGGTGGCccctgaggagctgctggatgATGAAGAATATGAGGAGATTGTGGAGGATGTCAGGGACGAGTGCAGCAAGTATGGCCAGGTCAAGAGTATTGAAATACCTCGACCTGTGGATGGCCTGGAGGTGCCAGGGACTGGCAAG ATCTTTGTGGAGTTCATGTCGGTGTTCGACTCCCAGAAGGCCATGCAGGGGCTGACAGGAAGGAAGTTTGCCAACAGAGTGGTGGTGACCAAATACTGCGATCCAGATGCATATCACCGCCGGGACTTCTGGTAG
- the u2af2a gene encoding U2 small nuclear RNA auxiliary factor 2a isoform X3 encodes MSDFDEFERQLSENKQAERDKENRHHRRSPSRSRSRERKRRSRDRDRRSRDRRGDSKERRQRRSSRSPHREKKKNKVKKYWDVPPPGFEHITPMQYKAMQAAGQIPATALLPTMTPDGLAVTPTPVPVVGSQMTRQARRLYVGNIPFGITEESMMDFFNAQMRLGGLTQAPGNPVLAVQINQDKNFAFLEFRSVDETTQAMAFDGIIFQGQSLKIRRPHDYQPLPGMSENPSVYVPGVVSTVVPDSAHKLFIGGLPNYLNDDQVKELLTSFGPLKAFNLVKDSATGLSKGYAFCEYVDVNLNDQAIAGLNGMQLGDKKLLVQRASVGSKNATLTSINQTPVTLQVPGLMNSSVTQMGGLPTEVLCLMNMVAPEELLDDEEYEEIVEDVRDECSKYGQVKSIEIPRPVDGLEVPGTGKIFVEFMSVFDSQKAMQGLTGRKFANRVVVTKYCDPDAYHRRDFW; translated from the exons ATGTCGGACTTCGACGAATTTGAGAGACAGCTGTCTGAGAACAAACAAG CGGAACGGGACAAGGAGAATCGCCACCACCGACGCTCACCCTCTCGCAGCCgtagcagagagaggaagaggaggagcagagacaggGACAGACGCAGCAGGGACCGCCGTGGGGACAGTAAGGAGCGCAGACAGAGACGCAG CAGCCGTTCCCCTCACcgtgaaaagaaaaagaacaaggtGAAGAAGTACTGGGATGTCCCTCCCCCTGGGTTCGAACACATCACTCCCATGCAGTACAAAGCCATGCAAG CTGCAGGCCAGATCCCAGCCACGGCCCTCCTGCCAACCATGACCCCAGATGGCCTGGCTGTTACCCCCACCCCTGTGCCCGTAGTGGGCAGCCAGATGACCAGGCAGGCCCGCCGACTCTATGTGGGCAACATCCCCTTTGGTATCACAGAG GAATCCATGATGGACTTCTTCAATGCCCAGATGCGTTTGGGTGGTCTTACTCAGGCCCCTGGGAACCCTGTCCTTGCAGTGCAGATCAACCAGGATAAGAACTTTGCCTTCCTTGAG TTCCGCTCAGTGGATGAAACAACCCAGGCCATGGCTTTTGATGGCATCATCTTCCAGGGACAGAGTCTCAAGATCCGACGGCCCCACGACTACCAGCCTCTCCCCGGCATGAGTGAAAATCCCAGTGTATACGTGCCTG GTGTGGTGTCCACAGTGGTGCCTGATTCGGCACACAAGCTCTTCATTGGTGGATTACCCAACTACCTGAACGATGACcag gtgaaggagctgctgacGTCATTTGGCCCTCTGAAAGCCTTTAACCTGGTCAAAGACAGCGCCACAGGACTCTCCAAAGGATATGCTTTCTGTGAATATGTGGATGTTAACCTTAATGaccag GCTATCGCAGGGTTGAACGGCATGCAGCTGGGAGACAAGAAGCTCCTGGTGCAGAGGGCCAGCGTGGGATCCAAGAACGCCACTCTG ACAAGTATAAACCAGACACCTGTGACGCTGCAGGTGCCAGGTCTAATGAACAGCTCAGTTACCCAGATGGGTGGCCTGCCCACTGAGGTGCTGTGTTTGATGAACATGGTGGCccctgaggagctgctggatgATGAAGAATATGAGGAGATTGTGGAGGATGTCAGGGACGAGTGCAGCAAGTATGGCCAGGTCAAGAGTATTGAAATACCTCGACCTGTGGATGGCCTGGAGGTGCCAGGGACTGGCAAG ATCTTTGTGGAGTTCATGTCGGTGTTCGACTCCCAGAAGGCCATGCAGGGGCTGACAGGAAGGAAGTTTGCCAACAGAGTGGTGGTGACCAAATACTGCGATCCAGATGCATATCACCGCCGGGACTTCTGGTAG
- the u2af2a gene encoding U2 small nuclear RNA auxiliary factor 2a isoform X4 → MSDFDEFERQLSENKQAERDKENRHHRRSPSRSRSRERKRRSRDRDRRSRDRRGDSKERRQRRSRSPHREKKKNKVKKYWDVPPPGFEHITPMQYKAMQAAGQIPATALLPTMTPDGLAVTPTPVPVVGSQMTRQARRLYVGNIPFGITEESMMDFFNAQMRLGGLTQAPGNPVLAVQINQDKNFAFLEFRSVDETTQAMAFDGIIFQGQSLKIRRPHDYQPLPGMSENPSVYVPGVVSTVVPDSAHKLFIGGLPNYLNDDQVKELLTSFGPLKAFNLVKDSATGLSKGYAFCEYVDVNLNDQAIAGLNGMQLGDKKLLVQRASVGSKNATLTSINQTPVTLQVPGLMNSSVTQMGGLPTEVLCLMNMVAPEELLDDEEYEEIVEDVRDECSKYGQVKSIEIPRPVDGLEVPGTGKIFVEFMSVFDSQKAMQGLTGRKFANRVVVTKYCDPDAYHRRDFW, encoded by the exons ATGTCGGACTTCGACGAATTTGAGAGACAGCTGTCTGAGAACAAACAAG CGGAACGGGACAAGGAGAATCGCCACCACCGACGCTCACCCTCTCGCAGCCgtagcagagagaggaagaggaggagcagagacaggGACAGACGCAGCAGGGACCGCCGTGGGGACAGTAAGGAGCGCAGACAGAGACGCAG CCGTTCCCCTCACcgtgaaaagaaaaagaacaaggtGAAGAAGTACTGGGATGTCCCTCCCCCTGGGTTCGAACACATCACTCCCATGCAGTACAAAGCCATGCAAG CTGCAGGCCAGATCCCAGCCACGGCCCTCCTGCCAACCATGACCCCAGATGGCCTGGCTGTTACCCCCACCCCTGTGCCCGTAGTGGGCAGCCAGATGACCAGGCAGGCCCGCCGACTCTATGTGGGCAACATCCCCTTTGGTATCACAGAG GAATCCATGATGGACTTCTTCAATGCCCAGATGCGTTTGGGTGGTCTTACTCAGGCCCCTGGGAACCCTGTCCTTGCAGTGCAGATCAACCAGGATAAGAACTTTGCCTTCCTTGAG TTCCGCTCAGTGGATGAAACAACCCAGGCCATGGCTTTTGATGGCATCATCTTCCAGGGACAGAGTCTCAAGATCCGACGGCCCCACGACTACCAGCCTCTCCCCGGCATGAGTGAAAATCCCAGTGTATACGTGCCTG GTGTGGTGTCCACAGTGGTGCCTGATTCGGCACACAAGCTCTTCATTGGTGGATTACCCAACTACCTGAACGATGACcag gtgaaggagctgctgacGTCATTTGGCCCTCTGAAAGCCTTTAACCTGGTCAAAGACAGCGCCACAGGACTCTCCAAAGGATATGCTTTCTGTGAATATGTGGATGTTAACCTTAATGaccag GCTATCGCAGGGTTGAACGGCATGCAGCTGGGAGACAAGAAGCTCCTGGTGCAGAGGGCCAGCGTGGGATCCAAGAACGCCACTCTG ACAAGTATAAACCAGACACCTGTGACGCTGCAGGTGCCAGGTCTAATGAACAGCTCAGTTACCCAGATGGGTGGCCTGCCCACTGAGGTGCTGTGTTTGATGAACATGGTGGCccctgaggagctgctggatgATGAAGAATATGAGGAGATTGTGGAGGATGTCAGGGACGAGTGCAGCAAGTATGGCCAGGTCAAGAGTATTGAAATACCTCGACCTGTGGATGGCCTGGAGGTGCCAGGGACTGGCAAG ATCTTTGTGGAGTTCATGTCGGTGTTCGACTCCCAGAAGGCCATGCAGGGGCTGACAGGAAGGAAGTTTGCCAACAGAGTGGTGGTGACCAAATACTGCGATCCAGATGCATATCACCGCCGGGACTTCTGGTAG